A portion of the Shewanella sp. SNU WT4 genome contains these proteins:
- a CDS encoding LacI family DNA-binding transcriptional regulator, producing the protein MVTSRDVAKLAGVSQSTVSRVFVEGSSCSEKTKTKVMQAAKALNYRPNSFARSLTTQESRLIGLVFPDAEYPLHMKTLQLLSSTLQARGYSAVLIPWQYDDHNQHSIPNIFNYRVDGVIAASAQFNNHLYEECQQFSIPIVQFARVAHNSNSSFAISDNYNAGKMAAEKLKTAGVKRPAYLTGNIPTLTNSERWRGFNDTVLQLYGHAAGLLETNYDYEQALPLISQMLDQANRPDGIFCSTDLLAIALIDSARHQHQLRIPDDLQVLGFDDIPQAAWLNYQLTTFKQDFERLALESINILLAQLSQQTSHQTQLMIPVQLIERSTTR; encoded by the coding sequence ATGGTCACATCAAGAGATGTCGCAAAATTGGCGGGGGTATCACAATCAACAGTATCTCGCGTATTTGTTGAGGGCAGTTCTTGCTCTGAAAAAACCAAGACAAAAGTGATGCAGGCGGCCAAAGCACTTAATTATCGCCCTAACTCATTTGCCCGTAGTCTGACAACCCAAGAATCTCGCCTCATAGGCCTAGTTTTTCCTGATGCGGAATACCCATTGCACATGAAAACCTTGCAACTGCTAAGCAGTACCTTGCAAGCTCGTGGCTATTCGGCAGTGTTAATCCCGTGGCAGTATGACGATCACAATCAACACAGCATTCCCAATATATTCAACTATCGAGTAGATGGCGTTATTGCCGCATCGGCCCAATTTAACAACCATCTTTATGAGGAATGTCAGCAGTTTTCTATTCCCATAGTGCAATTTGCGCGAGTAGCACATAACAGCAATAGTAGTTTTGCTATCAGTGATAACTATAATGCGGGCAAAATGGCGGCTGAAAAACTGAAAACGGCAGGCGTTAAGCGCCCAGCTTACCTAACAGGTAATATTCCAACCTTAACCAATAGTGAGCGTTGGCGTGGCTTTAATGACACAGTGTTACAGCTTTATGGTCATGCGGCAGGCTTGCTAGAAACTAATTATGATTATGAGCAAGCACTGCCATTAATCAGCCAGATGTTAGACCAAGCGAATAGGCCTGATGGCATATTTTGCTCTACCGATTTGTTAGCCATAGCATTAATTGATAGCGCTCGTCATCAACACCAGTTACGCATACCTGACGATCTACAAGTCCTTGGCTTTGATGATATTCCACAAGCCGCGTGGTTAAATTATCAACTGACAACCTTTAAACAAGATTTTGAACGACTCGCCTTAGAATCAATCAATATTCTGTTGGCGCAACTAAGTCAGCAAACTTCTCATCAGACCCAATTAATGATCCCAGTGCAATTGATTGAGCGCAGCACTACCCGCTAA
- a CDS encoding amidohydrolase → MSNPYQAFNLDSKLLALAEFSKETRRHLHQIPELSGAETKTSAYCSELMEQAGYQLTRYDDCTGFVASLEINPQWDWIAFRADMDALEMDDLTNNEFSSKHPGCAHNCGHDTHMSIALTAAKYMAANTAELKHNVRFVFQMAEEDMRVPGANKMVELGCMDNISEVYALHNDAALEYGTVKFNNGIMSSYGSAWTLNVHGVSAHGSTPQKGLDAIREASRIIMDMDYVVAKRTNPFSPAVFGCGMFNGGSIPNAIPDHASARGTIRAMDSETDAILKDSFNMFVKESEIRGFNTTMDCVGYPAVINHPEAYQRLLTVAEGIVPSDRLQANGLPMSGSEDFSLMVNAAKDAKGAMFFLGSGNSAKGISNYLHANPYFIDDDFMLIGAQIFIKLASS, encoded by the coding sequence ATGAGTAATCCATATCAAGCGTTTAACTTAGACTCTAAGTTGTTGGCATTGGCTGAGTTCAGTAAAGAAACTCGTCGTCATTTACACCAAATTCCTGAGTTATCTGGCGCAGAAACCAAAACTTCGGCTTATTGCAGCGAGTTGATGGAGCAAGCGGGTTACCAGTTGACGCGTTATGATGATTGCACTGGCTTTGTGGCTAGTTTAGAGATTAACCCACAGTGGGATTGGATTGCATTTCGCGCCGATATGGATGCGCTGGAAATGGATGACCTGACCAACAATGAGTTCAGCTCTAAGCACCCAGGCTGCGCCCATAACTGTGGTCACGATACTCACATGAGCATTGCCTTGACTGCAGCTAAGTATATGGCGGCGAATACCGCTGAGCTTAAGCACAACGTGCGTTTTGTGTTCCAAATGGCTGAAGAAGATATGCGAGTACCAGGCGCCAATAAAATGGTGGAATTGGGCTGCATGGATAACATCAGTGAAGTGTATGCACTGCACAATGATGCGGCGCTAGAATACGGCACAGTGAAGTTTAACAATGGCATTATGTCATCGTATGGCTCAGCGTGGACCTTGAATGTTCACGGTGTATCGGCTCACGGTTCTACCCCGCAAAAAGGCTTAGATGCCATTCGCGAAGCGAGCCGCATCATCATGGATATGGATTACGTGGTGGCTAAGCGCACCAATCCATTTAGCCCTGCGGTATTTGGTTGCGGCATGTTTAATGGCGGTAGCATTCCGAATGCTATTCCTGATCATGCTTCTGCCCGCGGCACCATTCGCGCCATGGACTCTGAAACCGATGCCATCTTAAAAGACAGCTTTAACATGTTTGTTAAAGAGAGTGAAATTCGCGGCTTTAATACCACTATGGATTGCGTAGGTTACCCTGCGGTTATCAACCATCCTGAAGCTTATCAGCGCTTGCTGACAGTAGCTGAAGGCATAGTGCCAAGCGATCGCTTACAAGCCAATGGCTTACCTATGTCTGGTAGCGAAGATTTCAGCTTAATGGTTAATGCTGCTAAAGATGCTAAGGGCGCTATGTTCTTCTTAGGTAGCGGTAATTCAGCTAAGGGTATTAGCAACTACCTGCATGCTAACCCTTACTTTATTGATGATGATTTCATGCTGATTGGCGCGCAAATCTTTATCAAGTTAGCTTCTAGCTAA
- a CDS encoding DUF3100 domain-containing protein — protein MQEVKSSQARVVLISVAVAAVVIFISQAIIGLQKIELGFATLSILPMLFAVMIGMLLSVNWTKQKIKVWGKVFTEKEESFCSKMVGFCLLILGTQYAGMIIPNLDIIIQAGVPLLFQELGNLLPIFIAVPLAVKFGFGRKAIGACSSISREPSIAVIQGRFGTGSPEYVGVLAIYLCGSVVGTLWFSILGSLAPLTGLSPLALGAGAGVGSGSMLSAASGALISGLDPEMAQQVLSIAAASNLLSSVLGALSLTFLGVPLAEMMYKICNKDK, from the coding sequence ATGCAAGAAGTTAAATCGAGTCAGGCACGTGTGGTGCTGATCAGTGTCGCGGTAGCCGCCGTCGTCATTTTTATCTCGCAAGCCATCATTGGTCTGCAAAAAATTGAATTAGGCTTTGCCACCTTATCCATCTTACCTATGTTGTTTGCGGTAATGATAGGTATGTTGCTGTCGGTCAACTGGACCAAGCAAAAAATCAAAGTGTGGGGCAAGGTCTTTACTGAAAAAGAAGAAAGCTTTTGTAGCAAGATGGTGGGCTTTTGCTTACTTATCTTAGGCACTCAGTATGCTGGCATGATCATTCCTAACTTGGACATCATCATCCAAGCGGGCGTGCCGTTATTATTCCAAGAGTTAGGCAACCTGTTACCTATCTTCATTGCTGTGCCGCTGGCAGTCAAATTTGGTTTTGGTCGTAAAGCCATTGGCGCTTGTTCATCCATCAGCCGCGAGCCATCGATTGCCGTTATCCAAGGCCGTTTTGGTACTGGTAGCCCTGAATATGTGGGCGTACTGGCCATTTACTTATGTGGCTCTGTGGTTGGCACCTTATGGTTCAGCATCTTAGGCAGCTTAGCGCCATTAACTGGCTTGAGCCCATTAGCATTAGGCGCAGGCGCTGGTGTGGGTAGTGGCTCTATGTTAAGTGCCGCATCTGGCGCATTGATCTCAGGATTAGATCCTGAAATGGCTCAGCAGGTATTAAGTATTGCTGCGGCTTCAAACTTGCTGTCTTCAGTATTGGGCGCCTTGTCGCTGACCTTCTTAGGGGTCCCATTAGCTGAAATGATGTACAAAATTTGTAACAAGGATAAATAA
- a CDS encoding methyl-accepting chemotaxis protein: protein MNGAMQSGSEASVELLELTAKLVAMNKVQAIVELNLDGTIITANSLFLDMMGYRLEEVKGQHHSFFVTPAHKASFEYQEFWKKLNRGEHESNEYKRVGRGGKDVWIQASYNPVLDANGKPYKVLELATDITAQKFHNVNSSGQLIAINKALAVIEFNLDGTIINANNNFLSVMGYELTEIQGKHHSMFVEPSLRDSHEYREFWQKLNRGEYENKEYKRIAKGGKEVWIQASYNPIFDLNGKPFKVVKFATDITAEKFKSADTSGQLDALSKAQAVIEFNMDGTIINANPNFLQVMGYSLDDIRGKHHSMFVDPQYKTSHEYQEFWQRLNRGEYEVSEYLRLGKAGKKVWIQASYNPIFDLNGKPFKVVKYASDITERKRTIAKIRNVLMAMSRGDLSRNIDQELFGEFKVIGNSLNDFIETLKDMVANIRSASNTVFDSAKEIASGNDELSHRTEGQASRLEQTSAAMEQLNSTVQQNAENASRAAVLSTSMMSKANDGGNVVASTILAMEDINASSNKIADIISVINEIAFQTNLLALNAAVEAARAGEQGRGFAVVAAEVRNLAQRSGSAAKEIKGLINDSVDAVEKGTKLVDQTRTTFKELFSAIEEVSHMIGDIDNAGKEQSSGIREVTLSVSQMDDMTQKNAVLVEEASAASKSMADQAQSLLNQIEFFNDGTVQRQY from the coding sequence ATGAATGGCGCAATGCAGTCTGGCAGTGAAGCAAGTGTTGAGTTATTAGAATTAACCGCAAAATTGGTTGCTATGAATAAGGTGCAAGCCATTGTTGAGCTTAACCTTGATGGCACTATCATTACCGCTAATTCGCTGTTCTTGGACATGATGGGCTACCGTCTCGAAGAAGTTAAAGGGCAGCATCATAGTTTTTTTGTCACACCAGCGCATAAGGCTAGCTTTGAGTATCAAGAGTTTTGGAAAAAACTCAATCGGGGCGAGCATGAGTCTAATGAATATAAGCGTGTTGGGCGCGGCGGCAAAGATGTGTGGATCCAAGCCTCTTATAACCCGGTTTTAGATGCTAACGGCAAGCCGTATAAGGTGCTTGAGTTAGCCACAGATATCACAGCGCAAAAATTTCATAATGTGAATAGCAGTGGCCAATTGATTGCCATTAATAAAGCCTTGGCCGTGATTGAATTTAATCTAGATGGCACCATCATCAATGCGAACAATAATTTTTTAAGCGTGATGGGCTACGAGCTTACTGAAATTCAAGGTAAACATCACAGTATGTTTGTTGAGCCAAGCCTGCGTGATAGCCATGAATACCGCGAGTTTTGGCAAAAGCTTAATCGCGGTGAATATGAGAATAAAGAATATAAGCGTATCGCTAAAGGCGGCAAAGAGGTGTGGATCCAAGCCTCGTATAACCCTATTTTTGACTTAAATGGTAAGCCATTTAAGGTGGTTAAGTTTGCCACCGACATTACCGCCGAAAAATTTAAAAGTGCTGATACCAGTGGCCAGTTAGACGCTCTTAGTAAGGCGCAAGCTGTGATTGAATTTAATATGGATGGCACCATCATTAATGCTAATCCTAATTTTCTGCAGGTTATGGGTTATAGCCTTGATGACATTAGGGGCAAGCATCACAGCATGTTTGTTGATCCCCAATATAAAACCAGTCACGAATATCAAGAGTTCTGGCAACGCCTCAATCGCGGTGAATATGAAGTCAGCGAATATTTACGCTTAGGCAAAGCGGGTAAAAAGGTGTGGATCCAAGCATCTTACAATCCGATTTTTGATCTCAATGGCAAGCCGTTTAAGGTGGTCAAATATGCCAGTGATATTACCGAGCGCAAGCGCACTATCGCTAAAATCCGTAATGTTTTAATGGCGATGTCGCGCGGGGATTTAAGTCGCAATATAGATCAAGAATTATTCGGCGAATTTAAAGTCATAGGTAATTCATTGAATGACTTTATCGAGACATTAAAAGACATGGTCGCCAATATTCGTAGCGCATCAAATACCGTCTTTGATTCTGCTAAGGAAATCGCCTCAGGCAATGATGAGTTGAGTCATCGCACCGAAGGTCAAGCCTCTAGGCTTGAGCAAACGTCAGCCGCCATGGAGCAACTTAATAGCACAGTGCAGCAAAACGCCGAAAATGCCAGCCGCGCGGCGGTGTTATCTACCTCTATGATGAGTAAAGCTAACGATGGCGGTAATGTGGTGGCGAGCACCATTTTGGCGATGGAAGACATTAATGCCTCCAGTAATAAGATTGCCGATATTATTAGTGTGATTAACGAAATTGCCTTTCAAACTAACTTGTTGGCACTTAATGCGGCGGTTGAAGCGGCAAGAGCCGGTGAGCAAGGACGCGGTTTTGCCGTGGTGGCAGCAGAAGTGCGCAACTTGGCGCAGCGATCTGGCAGCGCAGCGAAAGAAATCAAAGGGCTGATTAATGACAGCGTTGATGCGGTCGAGAAGGGTACTAAGCTCGTTGACCAAACCCGCACCACCTTTAAAGAGTTATTTAGCGCCATTGAAGAAGTGAGTCACATGATTGGTGATATCGACAATGCCGGTAAAGAGCAATCAAGTGGTATTCGCGAGGTAACACTATCTGTGAGCCAAATGGATGATATGACCCAAAAGAATGCGGTATTAGTGGAAGAAGCGTCAGCCGCCAGTAAATCTATGGCTGACCAAGCGCAAAGTTTATTAAATCAAATTGAATTCTTTAATGATGGCACTGTTCAGCGCCAGTATTAA
- a CDS encoding LysR substrate-binding domain-containing protein yields the protein MKLQQLKYLKAIKDNNLNVSNASLALYTSQPGVSKQVGLLEKELGVRIFERRGKNLSGITEIGEKIIVQAERMIAIEQKIKVLTKEYLDPETGALNIYTTHTIARYLLPNSVSYFTKKYPKINFHLHPTLPLQSNAVISKGYADFSIVAHDIGSDQDLIVLPAYLWTLGLVVPKNHPLAKEQAPTLAQLSQYPLLSYEQGSTGRRTQDIMFERAGLSPHYFMTVMDADVIKRYVELGYGIGIISSLAARDIHNSELTYINLNHLFPPSKAWICFSKDILLQNYMYDFISSFSPHLSKNVVESVMHQHNEEQSQQLLASLKLPVY from the coding sequence TTGAAACTACAACAACTAAAATACTTAAAAGCGATTAAGGATAATAACCTCAACGTCTCTAACGCATCATTGGCCCTGTATACATCGCAGCCTGGGGTCAGTAAGCAAGTGGGCTTACTCGAAAAAGAATTAGGGGTCAGAATTTTTGAGCGGCGCGGCAAAAACTTAAGCGGCATCACTGAGATTGGCGAGAAGATTATCGTTCAAGCCGAGCGCATGATAGCTATTGAGCAAAAAATTAAAGTGCTCACTAAAGAGTATCTTGACCCAGAAACCGGCGCGCTCAACATCTATACCACACACACCATAGCGCGCTATTTACTGCCCAACAGTGTGTCGTACTTCACTAAGAAGTACCCGAAAATTAACTTCCATCTGCACCCTACCTTGCCGCTGCAAAGCAATGCCGTGATAAGTAAAGGCTATGCTGACTTTTCCATTGTCGCCCATGACATAGGCTCAGATCAGGACTTAATCGTACTGCCAGCGTATCTGTGGACCTTAGGCTTAGTGGTACCTAAAAATCACCCGTTAGCCAAAGAGCAAGCGCCGACGTTAGCGCAATTAAGCCAATACCCATTACTGAGTTATGAGCAAGGTTCAACTGGGCGGCGCACCCAAGACATTATGTTTGAGCGCGCGGGGTTATCGCCCCATTACTTTATGACGGTAATGGATGCCGATGTGATTAAGCGCTACGTAGAGCTAGGTTATGGCATAGGCATTATCTCATCGCTGGCGGCGCGAGATATTCACAATAGTGAATTGACTTACATTAACTTGAACCACTTATTCCCGCCGAGTAAGGCGTGGATTTGCTTTAGCAAAGATATTTTGCTGCAAAATTATATGTATGACTTTATCTCGTCGTTCTCGCCCCATTTATCTAAAAATGTCGTAGAAAGCGTGATGCATCAACATAACGAAGAGCAAAGCCAGCAACTGCTCGCCAGCCTTAAACTGCCCGTTTATTAA
- a CDS encoding SRPBCC domain-containing protein yields MVDITHRVGIKTSPEKVYQALTTNEGLAKWWTHDTTGAGGVGSIINFRFNGGGPDFTVIKLVPNKTVCWQHLGNVPESWVGTEISFHLEAKGEQTFVRFIHSNWEEATEFMAHCNTKWAVFLLSLKDMLETGQGKPFPNDIQIDHS; encoded by the coding sequence ATGGTAGATATAACTCATCGAGTTGGTATCAAAACTTCACCTGAAAAAGTTTATCAAGCATTGACCACAAATGAGGGGCTAGCCAAATGGTGGACTCATGACACCACTGGGGCTGGCGGTGTAGGCTCAATAATCAATTTTCGTTTTAACGGTGGTGGCCCAGACTTTACCGTTATCAAACTAGTCCCAAACAAAACAGTCTGCTGGCAACATTTAGGAAATGTCCCAGAGTCATGGGTGGGTACGGAAATTTCATTTCATTTGGAAGCCAAAGGTGAGCAAACTTTTGTAAGGTTTATCCATTCAAACTGGGAAGAGGCAACCGAGTTTATGGCTCATTGCAATACGAAGTGGGCTGTATTTTTACTCAGTCTTAAAGATATGCTTGAAACAGGTCAAGGGAAGCCGTTTCCAAATGATATTCAAATAGATCATTCATAA
- a CDS encoding ester cyclase — MTKYQETKRIVREYFTAIEQATPANVADVLKAHTSDDYLWRGVYPFREQQGAAAAAEVFWAPLMSSLTRMQRRQDVFIGGTNEISGEQWVMSMGHFMGLFDKDYLGVRATGKMISLRYAEFNCVENGKITKTGLFVDLLGLMQQAGAYPLPPSTGNYFVYPGPRNHDGLLFEDAPEEEGVATLALVNKMVADLSALNDSGAMGCPPEVLEMSWSKDMIWYGPCGIGASYTIPRYQQQHQLPFRNNLKDKKFNGHVCRFAEGNFSCFFGWPNLSNTPVGGFLGMPGGEIRADMQVVDVYYREGDKLVENWVLIDIPFWLKQQGLDVFERTQQILNPSL; from the coding sequence ATGACTAAGTATCAAGAAACCAAACGTATTGTTCGCGAATATTTTACCGCCATTGAACAAGCAACTCCGGCCAATGTAGCCGATGTACTTAAGGCCCACACCAGTGACGATTACCTGTGGCGCGGCGTTTATCCATTCCGTGAACAGCAAGGTGCTGCCGCTGCCGCCGAGGTTTTTTGGGCGCCATTAATGAGTTCACTAACTCGCATGCAACGTCGTCAAGACGTCTTCATTGGTGGCACCAATGAAATTAGTGGCGAGCAATGGGTTATGAGCATGGGCCATTTTATGGGCTTGTTCGATAAAGATTATTTAGGTGTTCGCGCCACAGGCAAGATGATCAGCCTGCGTTACGCCGAGTTTAACTGTGTTGAAAATGGCAAGATCACTAAGACCGGCTTATTTGTTGATTTGTTAGGTTTAATGCAACAGGCCGGAGCTTATCCACTGCCGCCTTCTACGGGTAACTATTTTGTGTACCCAGGTCCACGCAATCATGATGGCTTGTTATTTGAAGATGCTCCAGAAGAAGAAGGCGTTGCAACCTTAGCTTTAGTGAACAAAATGGTTGCTGATTTAAGTGCGCTCAATGACAGCGGCGCTATGGGTTGCCCGCCAGAAGTATTAGAAATGAGCTGGTCTAAGGACATGATTTGGTATGGCCCATGTGGTATTGGTGCTTCTTACACCATTCCACGTTACCAGCAGCAGCATCAGCTGCCATTTCGTAACAACTTAAAAGATAAAAAGTTCAATGGCCATGTTTGCCGTTTTGCTGAAGGTAATTTCTCTTGTTTCTTCGGTTGGCCAAACCTGTCTAACACCCCAGTGGGTGGTTTCCTAGGCATGCCTGGTGGCGAAATTCGTGCAGATATGCAAGTGGTTGATGTTTATTACCGCGAAGGTGACAAATTAGTTGAAAACTGGGTATTAATCGATATTCCATTCTGGTTAAAGCAGCAAGGTTTAGACGTTTTTGAACGCACCCAGCAAATCTTGAACCCAAGCCTGTAA
- a CDS encoding HNH endonuclease signature motif containing protein: MTFKIEVTFRQGNNRRTRSYKTELSAKRNIYTWLSQQTSNYVKASYFSPEFGHLQFTDAEQLQEFAAKPAANFYASEAWRKLRFEVLSQRPAICVVCHRTPTEHGISLHVDHILPRSKHPQLALDINNLQLLCQDCNLGKSDS, from the coding sequence ATGACGTTTAAAATTGAAGTCACCTTTCGCCAAGGTAATAACAGGCGCACCCGTAGCTATAAAACCGAACTCTCGGCCAAGCGCAATATTTACACATGGCTCAGCCAGCAAACGAGTAACTATGTTAAAGCTAGCTACTTTTCGCCAGAGTTTGGGCACCTGCAATTTACTGACGCAGAACAATTACAGGAATTTGCTGCCAAGCCAGCCGCTAATTTCTACGCGTCTGAGGCTTGGAGAAAGCTTAGATTTGAAGTGCTGAGTCAGCGGCCAGCGATTTGCGTAGTGTGCCATCGCACACCCACTGAGCATGGGATAAGTTTGCATGTTGATCATATTTTGCCGAGGTCAAAACATCCGCAGCTCGCACTTGATATCAATAATTTACAACTTCTTTGCCAAGACTGTAATTTAGGTAAAAGCGATAGTTAA
- a CDS encoding porin — protein MKLKSLLILIAAGLCSNAALADFTFANKQGDSLSIDGRFEVRYQNKGNDHQGEWNSGSSRLGFKGVKQLENGWAGFGHAEWGYNSGANGSNIYDRILYAGVQHEKYGKVSAGTKQWSAFYDVAWFTDLGRTFGSRAFGTYNLNDWGIDSGAGRASNSVVYRNNYQGIKYGFTYQTTREGVKLGNNQTADFDNGLGVSVQYSPAEGYTLGLAYHQNDMSNFSVGTNLSGDQTSRIAMLAANYTGESFYLGTSINQGSNWEVNSQGQFYDSIGYELYTYYHFESGFRATLNLNYLADTDDRSQGYERKTIIPGLEYHFDKNKLVAWAEYQFDLGSDQWDANQYQNSDDQFALGMRYYF, from the coding sequence ATGAAATTAAAATCTTTATTAATCCTTATTGCAGCAGGCTTATGCTCAAATGCTGCTTTAGCGGATTTCACTTTCGCCAATAAACAAGGTGACTCATTAAGCATTGACGGTCGTTTTGAAGTTAGATATCAAAACAAGGGTAATGATCATCAAGGTGAATGGAACAGCGGTAGTTCTCGCTTAGGCTTTAAAGGTGTAAAACAGTTAGAGAATGGCTGGGCCGGTTTTGGTCATGCTGAATGGGGCTACAATTCTGGCGCCAATGGCAGCAACATTTACGATCGCATTCTTTACGCAGGAGTTCAACACGAGAAATACGGCAAAGTTTCTGCCGGTACTAAGCAGTGGAGTGCTTTTTATGACGTAGCTTGGTTTACTGACTTAGGACGCACCTTCGGTAGCCGCGCATTCGGTACTTATAACCTTAATGATTGGGGCATTGATAGTGGCGCAGGCCGTGCATCTAACTCTGTGGTATATCGCAATAACTACCAAGGGATTAAGTATGGATTTACTTATCAAACCACTCGTGAAGGCGTAAAACTTGGCAACAACCAAACTGCTGACTTTGATAACGGCTTAGGAGTATCGGTACAATACAGCCCTGCTGAAGGATACACCTTGGGCCTCGCTTATCATCAAAATGATATGAGCAACTTTTCTGTTGGTACCAATTTATCTGGCGATCAAACCAGCCGCATTGCAATGTTGGCTGCCAATTATACTGGCGAGAGTTTCTATTTAGGTACCAGCATTAACCAAGGTAGTAATTGGGAAGTAAACAGCCAAGGCCAATTTTACGACTCCATAGGTTATGAGCTGTATACCTATTATCATTTTGAATCAGGATTCAGAGCAACTTTAAACCTAAACTACCTAGCTGATACCGATGATAGAAGCCAAGGTTATGAACGTAAAACCATTATTCCCGGCCTTGAATATCATTTTGATAAAAATAAACTCGTCGCATGGGCTGAATACCAATTTGATTTAGGTAGCGATCAGTGGGACGCCAACCAATATCAAAATAGTGATGACCAATTTGCATTGGGAATGCGTTACTACTTCTAA
- a CDS encoding YebC/PmpR family DNA-binding transcriptional regulator, with the protein MGRAYQNRKESMAKTATQKTRVYSKYGKEIYVCAKQGGVEPDGNLSLRRLIERAKKDQVPTHVIERAIDKAKGAGGEDYEVARYEGFGPGNCMVIVDCLTDNVKRTFTDVRQAFVKNDAKLGGPGTVSHMFDHQAVFVFPGDDDESILEMLMMADVDVTDVEVEDGMVSVFTPVTEFNHARTALLEAMPDVVFAMEEISFVPQTMTEITGEDVETFDKFINQLEDCDDVQNVYHNAEIKD; encoded by the coding sequence ATGGGAAGAGCTTATCAAAACCGTAAAGAGTCCATGGCAAAAACTGCGACCCAAAAGACAAGGGTTTACTCTAAATACGGTAAAGAGATCTATGTCTGCGCAAAACAAGGTGGCGTAGAGCCTGATGGTAACTTATCACTGCGCCGTTTAATCGAGCGCGCCAAAAAAGATCAAGTGCCAACACATGTTATTGAGCGCGCTATTGATAAAGCCAAAGGCGCTGGCGGTGAAGATTATGAAGTTGCCCGTTATGAAGGCTTTGGCCCTGGCAACTGTATGGTCATCGTCGATTGCTTAACGGATAACGTTAAGCGCACCTTTACTGACGTTCGCCAAGCATTCGTTAAAAATGACGCCAAATTAGGCGGCCCAGGCACTGTGTCTCATATGTTTGACCATCAAGCTGTGTTTGTATTCCCAGGCGATGATGACGAAAGCATTTTAGAAATGCTGATGATGGCTGATGTCGATGTGACTGACGTTGAAGTTGAAGATGGCATGGTGAGTGTATTTACCCCTGTCACTGAATTCAACCATGCGCGCACTGCCTTGTTAGAAGCTATGCCTGATGTAGTTTTTGCCATGGAAGAGATTTCTTTCGTGCCGCAAACCATGACTGAAATCACTGGTGAAGATGTTGAAACCTTTGATAAGTTCATCAACCAATTAGAAGATTGTGATGACGTGCAAAACGTGTATCACAACGCAGAAATTAAAGATTAA